ACGGAAGAGCCGTGCTTTTCAGGAAGGAGACCTGGTTTTTCTTTACGTCGCGAGGGGCAATCCCTACGAGCTTCGCGATACCCTCAGAAGGCTCGGCCTCCACGAGGAGCAAACGCTGACCAAGAAGGGGGCTATAGCCGGGGGCTTCGAGGTGGGGGAGGTGATCAAGGCCGACCTGGATACCCTGTGGGAGATGACGAAGGAGACGAGCGGTTTAACCCTCGTTCACGGCGAGAACGGGAAGAAGTGGCTTGGGGAGTACATTAAGGACTACGGCTACGCCTTCACCATAGAGAGGCCCTTCCTCTTCAGGGAACCCGTGGGCAGGGAAGAAATGAGAGAAAGATACGGCATCCACGTGGAAGGGATAATCCATCTCTCGAGGAGGACGAGACAGGTGTGGGTGAAAAACCTGATAGAAGACCTTTTGACGAGAGAGGTGGTTTACCTCTGAGCGGCCTCTTCTCAGGGCTTTTCCTCAGGGGAATCCTCGCCCTCAAGCTCTTCCGGGCTGACCCTCACGTAGGGGCCGAGGCTGAGGGAGTCTATCTC
This is a stretch of genomic DNA from Thermococcus zilligii AN1. It encodes these proteins:
- a CDS encoding ASCH domain-containing protein, translating into MEHVIALHQVYAELIFRGLKTVEIRKSRAFQEGDLVFLYVARGNPYELRDTLRRLGLHEEQTLTKKGAIAGGFEVGEVIKADLDTLWEMTKETSGLTLVHGENGKKWLGEYIKDYGYAFTIERPFLFREPVGREEMRERYGIHVEGIIHLSRRTRQVWVKNLIEDLLTREVVYL